The DNA region AACACTGAAACTTTTTGTTGTGCAGGAAGTGTTTAAAGCAGGCATTATTCAGCCTCTGATTAACTTGCTTCAGAACGGTCAGTtcgaaattaaaaaagaagctGTCTGGGCAATTTCTAATGCAACTTCTGGTGGCAATCGTGACCAAATcgagtaagaagaaaaaaaagcacaacaaagctcattttttttctggttagTTGTAAACGACGATTCATGTAATTTGACTCTGTAATCCGTTGCAGGTTTCTCGTGAGCCAAGGCTGCATTAAACCGCTGTGTGATCTCCTGACGTGTCCTGATCCAAGGCTCGTCACAGTGACTTTGGAAGGTCTAGAGAACATTCTGAAAGTTGGTGAAGCCGACGCAGTTGAAGATAATGTCTATGCGCAAATGATTGATGAGGCAGGAGGTTTGGAGAAGATTGAGAGTCTTCAAAGTCACGATAATACTGACATTTACGAGAAAGCTGTGAAAATCCTCCAGTCGTATTGGgctgaagaagacgacgaaggtGAAACTGGCGGTGCGGATGCTCCTCAGACTTATCAGCAGTCTTCCGGTTTCCAATTCGGAAACCAAGGTGGTCATGCTCCTACAGGTGGTTTCAACTTTGGTTGAAGCTTTATGTAGTAGAAAGCATCAAAGTTATTCTGAGTTGCTTCTGGACTCACGTGGTCGTTTTGAAATTTGTAGGGTGTTTCATTTCTTTGGTTacgttttgaattttaaaagattgGATATTTTTTGGTCGCATTTGTGACggaaattaaaatgttattatcttctattgtgttttttttttttgttgctcttCTGCTAAAAAAAAGACTTGCAAATTACCAAATTTATGCAGAAGCCATTGTCTATCTTTCTTATTTACAGAAAAGTCAGCTTTTGGGACTTCAATGTGTGACAGATTTTAATGTTGCGCATTAAATTGCAAATACTGTATCGAGTTTGGTGAAGCGTTGTAATGCTATTTTAATAGATCGAAAATGATTTTTCATAAATGCGTGAGAAGTGAAAAATAGacttgtcttttttgtttttgataataaTCAGATAGAGAGTTGTTTTACAATTCCAGCAGCatatcacaaattcacaattaaatttgtttgaggctttttagcatttttttttcccctcaaAGCTTAAAGTACTCCATGGAATTTGCTTTCTGGAATAGAAGAGTAAGATTGACAAATCTAGGGACACCGAGCAGCTTCTAAGCTTTTCTAGTCATTCTAAATCCGCCACGTCACTACCGACGAGGCAGGACATTGACACGTGTTAACATGAGGCTCACACTTAGAAAACCAAAACGGCTAActataaaataaagtaaaatcgCCACTACAAACTTCCCTAATCAGCTAGAAAACGCAGAaaggttgatgatgatgcaatCCCGATTAGTAGCGTTTGCTACAGCTGCGCGTTCCCGTGTTCGACCAATCGCACAAAGGCGTTTAGCGTTTGGATCTTCAACGTCTGGCCGCACCGCTGATCCAGAGATCCATTCCGGTAACGATGGAGCTGATCCAGCTATTTATCCGAGAGACCCCGAGGTACATATAATTCTTCgattaattttatcttttactaTTAATCATTggtttaatatatatctttttaaataaatttataattttgaagtACAGATGATGTTAAATATTTGTTAATCCGGATGTGAAAATGTTTTGGTGCTTGCTTGTGTTGCAGGGTATGGATGATGTTGCAAACCCTAAGACAGCGGCCGAAGAAATCGTGGACGATACTCCACGACCGAGTTTAGAAGAGCAACCGCTTATACCGCCAAAATCACCATGCGCCACCGCGCACAAGCTAGAGAGTACTCCCGTCGGTCATCCGTCAGAACCCCATTTCCAACAGAGACGAAAAAACACAACCGCCTCACCGCCATCGCTTGATTCCGTGAGCTGTGCTGGTTTAGACGGTTCGCCGTGGCCTAGAGACGAAGGTGAAGCGGAGGAGCAGAGGCGGAGAGAAGATGAGACAGAGACCGACCAAGAGTATTACCAACACCACAAAGCTTCTCCCTTATCGGAGATTGAGTTCGCCGATACTCGTAAACCTATAACGCAAGCCACTGATGGAACGGCGTACCCGGCAGGTGAAGACGTGATCGGATGGTTACCGGAGCAGCTTGACACCGCGGAAGAATCTTTGATGAAAGCAACAATGATATTCAAACGCAACGCGGAACGTGGCGATCCCGAAACGTTTCCTCATTCAAGAATCTTGAGGGAAATGAGAGGCGAGTGGTTTTAAACTAAAGACACAATAATTAATTGTTACAAGTGTCTAAATAAAACTTCTTTCACTTAGCTTAATTGAGACATTTTTGGGTTCCTTACGAAAGTGAACAAACCCTTTAAGCCCCAAAACCAAGAGAATCTGTTCGAACATTGTGGATTACAGATATGAGATGGTCCAAAAAAGAGCTTTGTTCTTCAATTCAAAGCTGTAAAGCTTTTAAATGGTATCAGATTCCAAAGTTTTAGCTTTTGAAggttcttaaaaagaaaaaagtcaagTTCTTTAAAAAGCCATGAACATTCATCTTACTTCTCTTCATCTTGAGAATGGAGttgttcctctgtttcatctCTCTGTTTGTGATATCCCAATCTGTTGCGTTGAGTATAACAGAGAAACCAGAGACAGAATGTGCAATGTGTTTAGAATGCGAGAATCCTTGTGATCAGCCGCCTCCTCCGTTGCCCTCACCCCCACCGCCGCCGCCACTAGAATTTCTCTGTCCTCCGCCGCTTCCTCCGCCTCCACCGCCGATCGAGATTTTCTGTCCGCCGccaccttctcctcctcctccatctccttcTCCGCCGCcgccttctcctccttcttcaccgCCACCACCATGTAATCACTGCCCGTTACCGCTTCCACCGCCGTTGCCGCCGGTTTGCAACGAATGCGTTCCTAACAAGCCTAGACCACCGATCATTATCACCGCCGCAGCAGCGATGCCAGAGATCTCTGTTTCCATCAGCTTAATAATTGCTCTTCTCGCCCTTCTAGTTTCCTCTCTAATTCAATAATCTTTGTAGCAATGTTTTAACTCTATTCGTTGTCTCTCTTCGTTATTCATTCTTATTTCTTACACTCAATACTCATGATCAAGGAATTTAATTTCTGGTATTACGAAATTTAGCAGGACGATATAAAACGATAGTGAGATTGTAAAACTAAACTTTCTAGTTTTCAGTTTGTCTTTTGATCTCTAAGATTCGATTGTTTCAAACGCATATATCATGCATGTGTGTTTgcatttacaataaaaaaaaaagtcaactctttccaaattttctcttttgaaaaataaccaaaaagaaaaagatgtcaAAGAAGAAACATCTCAATGTTTGCAAATGTTTTCTTCACTAAGTAGTGTACATACATATTAAGTAAGTCGGATAAATATTATAGTTGTGCCAACACTTATGATTTTTTACTGTCCTAATCGTTTTTTTAATTGCCAGTTACTTTAAATTGACAAATTGCAaggaaaaaaatgcaaatatacatGAAAAAACGAAATTTCAATGCTATTTACTTTGATTTGAATATAAAAACGACAAAGACAGTTGTACGAACTTGTAACCTAGTGGATATCAATGAGATAGTCAGGTAGATATGGCGTTAAATTGTAAACATCATTTATGAACTTGTTGAAGCCAATGTCGACTATCAGAAAATGTAAACATTGTTATACAATATCTTTTACTCTATAAGTTTGTTGGCTAGTTACTGTAGTTAATTAACATGCAACATCGTCGTATATGTTAggaaaaaatcagatttttagTTACGGAAACAATTATAGCCATGCATTTTTTACattgaagagagaaaaaagtaaaattttggtaaaaaaaaataaaaaataaagtagaaaaGAGAGTACGGACGATTTCTATATTGAATTCTCAAATAATTTAATTGTATTGGATTTGAGTTAAAGACACATGACACTATGACAGACATATGATTAATGGACTGGGTTAATTACAGCTGGAAAGTGACAGATAAAccgaaaaaagtaaaagaagaaagtgaCGAAAAAGAAGACGCGAGGTTCTCTCATCATCGTTCATTCATACCACCATAGTGCACGTACGTACGTGTTAGATTCTTGTCTCTTGAAGCAGCAAAATAAGATTCGAAATGGTCGAATCAGGTGGAGCCATACGCGGCGATTTCTCTCTAACCTAAAGCCGAAAGTTTTTTCTCGCTGTCATCTTGCTCGCCTCTCCGGTGTCCGGTTTTGACCGGCGCTGTGAGAGGGCCaccacatttttcttttcagctCAGGTTCTGGCACTTGTGTGAATCGACAAGCCTCTGAAGTGCCCTGAAGCTCGTGGTGAAGTTGAGTAGTTCCGCTGCGTGTGACGGCCACCTCGTGGTGTTGACGGCGCTCCTCCGTTTGACTCTCTTTGCTAGTCGACGGCTTGAGTTTTGACGGAGATCCAGCGCTTTCATTTGCGTCTCACGACTTCGACCAGCGAGGATCTGTTTCAGATCTACTCCTCCTCCTTCGCAAATCCTACGACGGATTCAAGCTCTGCTCCGCGTTGCTGCGGCGTGGCTTCTTCGTCTCTTTGGGTTTCTCAATTTTCAAGTCTCTTCTTGGAAATCGGCCGTGTCGACTTGCAATTTTCGGTGGTTGGGCTTATCTCCGATGGGATTTCTTACTGGTTGACGGCATTGTTCCTGACTTTTGTTGCCCCTGTCCCCTCCGTGTGGGTCGTCTCGTCTGTCGGAGCTGATGGCATCAAGTGGTTTTCATTGATTGCTCTTGCTTCCCTCCTTCAGATAGGTTTCAGGGCACCGTTGCCTCAGGACTTCAATCTGATCTCTAACTTTGACGATTTAGCTTGCCTTCAGGATGAGATCTTTCTGTTTGCATTTTCTGCTAGAGGACAGCTTTCAGTTTTTGTAAGAGGGTGACCATGTTTGAAACGTCAAGTGTATGGCATCGTCTCGGTTCTCAGATTATGACTTTGGTAGCTACGGTGGTGTTGAATTTTGGTGATGGTATAGCTTCCGGTGGTGGCTAAATTGCTGTCTCATTTGTTGACATCACAAGTATTTATTAGCTTGTTGATTATGCTTCAAGGTCTGGTTTTGAATGTGTCTAACTAGTGCGGTTGTTTTGAGTTGAAGTTAATATTGCAATGAGTTCTCgcctttggttgtttttttatttgtactaTAGAGGAGCTAGTAAGACCGATGGTGTTCGATGTGGTTATGAATAGCTTAAATCATGCTCTGCGCTAGCCGACTTCGGGGAATGAACTTGGTAGAGAGAGCTCATATCGTTCGCAGGATTCGGTTCGTGAGGTTCCATTTTGGGAAAGCTCATGGATTTGATTGACGAGTCGCTCTCACATGACGCAGGAGGAGTATGTGATCGTGGACTTTGAGTTT from Camelina sativa cultivar DH55 chromosome 3, Cs, whole genome shotgun sequence includes:
- the LOC104760036 gene encoding uncharacterized protein LOC104760036; translation: MMMQSRLVAFATAARSRVRPIAQRRLAFGSSTSGRTADPEIHSGNDGADPAIYPRDPEGMDDVANPKTAAEEIVDDTPRPSLEEQPLIPPKSPCATAHKLESTPVGHPSEPHFQQRRKNTTASPPSLDSVSCAGLDGSPWPRDEGEAEEQRRREDETETDQEYYQHHKASPLSEIEFADTRKPITQATDGTAYPAGEDVIGWLPEQLDTAEESLMKATMIFKRNAERGDPETFPHSRILREMRGEWF
- the LOC109131631 gene encoding sulfated surface glycoprotein 185-like — translated: MELFLCFISLFVISQSVALSITEKPETECAMCLECENPCDQPPPPLPSPPPPPPLEFLCPPPLPPPPPPIEIFCPPPPSPPPPSPSPPPPSPPSSPPPPCNHCPLPLPPPLPPVCNECVPNKPRPPIIITAAAAMPEISVSISLIIALLALLVSSLIQ